In Rhizobiaceae bacterium, the sequence GAAATCGCTGTCGGATGTCCTGCTCGTCATTTTCTGCGTCAACAGGCTGACGCGCGCTGCCCTTTCGCCGTCCCTGCCGAACTGGCGCCTGATCGAGGTCGAGCCGACTCCCGGCCGCTGGCTGATCGGCATGGCCACCGCCATGGCTGTCGTGCTCGGCGTGAGCATGTTCCTCGGCGAAGTCAACGAGCAGATGGGCTCGCCGCTGTCGATCACCATAGTACGCAGCTTCATCGCCACGATCATCATCGGCCTGCTGATGATCCTCATCGGATTGATCCGGCCGTTCAGGGATTCGGAAGGGCGCTGGCGTCCCTGGCCGGGCTGGCTGCGGGGTTTCCTCTTCGCCATCGGCGGCTTCACGGTGCTGACCTCGCTGCTCGGCTACATAGGACTGGCGCTCTTCGTCTCGATACAGATCGTCGTGACGGGAACGATGGTCCTGCTTGCCTATATCGGCTTTCTGTCGGCGCGCGAGATCAGCGAGGAAGGCGCGTTCGCGCATACGGTGTTCGGCCGGAGGCTCGCCGCCCGGGGGCATATGAACGAAGCGACGCTCGATCAACTCGGTCTTGCGTTGAGCATGGCGATCAACCTGCTGATCGTGGCCATCTTCGTGCCGCTCGCGCTGCTGATCTGGGGGTTCCAGCCGGGCGACCTGCGTGCCTGGATCTACAAGCTTGCTACCGGAATCCAGATCGGCTCGATCAGCATCTCGATCACGGGCATCCTGACCGGCCTGCTCGTCTTCGTCGTGGGATACTTCCTGACGCGCTGGTTCCAGGGATGGCTCGACGGCTCGGTGATGGCGCGGGGACGGGTCGATGCCGGCGTTCGCAATTCGATCAGGACGGTGGTGGGCTATGCCGGCTTCGCGCTTGCCGCCGTCGTCGGCATTTCGGCTGCCGGGCTCGATCTTTCCAACCTCGCCCTGATCGCGGGCGGCCTGTCTCTCGGCATCGGCTTCGGCCTGCAGAACGTGGTGTCGAACTTCGTCTCGGGTCTGATCCTGCTGGCCGAACGCCCGTTCAAGGTGGGCGACTGGGTGGTTGCGGGCGATGTCTCGGGCACAGTCAAGAAGATCAGCGTGCGGGCGACGGAGATCGAGACCTTCCAGCGCCAGACGATGATCATGCCGAATTCGCTGCTGATCAATGCGGCTGTCGGCAACTGGACGCATCGCAACAGGCTCGGCCGTGTCGACATCAAGGTGAACGTTGCCTATGGCTGCGACGCCAAGAAGGCGCACGAGGTCATGCTCGCGATCGCGCGTTCCCATCCGATGGTGTTGAAGAATCCCGAGCCCTTCGTGCTTTTCGCGAATTTCGGACCGGCGGCGCTGGAGTTCGAGATACGCGTCTTCCTTGCCGACATCACCAATGGCGGCACGGTGCAGAACGATATCCGCTTTCAGGTGCTGACCGCGTTCGACCGGGCCGGCCTGATCATACCGTCGACGCCGCGCGCCGAAGTCGACCATATGGACCCGGCGGCTGAAGAGCGGGACACCGCGCCGGCCGGTCAGGCGAAAGGTGCGGCGTCGTCCAACGCCGGCCCGGCATGAAGGGTCGGCCGTTCAGTTGCCGTTCAGCTTGCTTCTCCTATAAGGTTACGTGCGACGGATTGGCCGTCGACCAGGCAAAGAGGCGGTAGGAGATACCGTGACGAACATGAAGAAGCTGCTGATCGGATTTGCCGCGCTTGTCGCAGCGGCCAATGCGGCGATGTCTGCGACTGCGGTCAACAAGGATGGCGAGCCACGCACGATTGTCGTCACCGAGGGGGGCGACAAGAGCGAGCTTTCCATCGCGGCGGGCGAGACGCTGGATTTTTGCCCCAATGGCTGCTTCGTGACGCTGCCGAACGGCGACCGTGAGGCGCTGACCGGTTCCGAGACCATCGAGATCATGAACGGCGTCGCCCGCGTCAAGTAGTCCGGGTTGAATCCCGCTCGTCAGGGCCGTGCGATTTGCGCGGCCTTTTATGTTTTCGGGCAAGCAAGCGTTAAACCTAACGCGTGAAAAGCACCCGGACGACCCCACCGGCGCCCTCCCGGTTAAGCCTTATCTGACTCCGGCCCGCTATACCGCGTTCAAAGACGCCCGGTCAGGGCGCGGGACGGCAAGAACAGGGTGGCAGGCCGGATGGACGCGAGGTCGGACAACACGACGATTCCGTTTGCCGTCGATCTCGACGGTACGCTGATTGCGACCGACCTTTTGTGGGAAGGTCTGTTCCTGCTTTTGAGAAAGCACCCGCTCTGCCTTTTCATGCTCCCGTTCTGGGTGCTGTACGGGCCGGCGCGTCTCAAGCAGGAAATCGCCGCGCGCGTGAGCATCGATCCGACACTGCTGCCCTATCGTGCGGAAGTGGTCGAACGCATCAGGGCCGAGCGCGCAGCCGGGCGCCAGACGATCCTCGCCACCGGCACGCCGCGCAAATTCGCGGAGGCGATCGCCGCCCATCTCGGCATCTTCGACAGGGTGATGGCGACCGACGGGCTTCACAACCTCACATCCGAGCGCAAGCGCGCCGCGCTGTGCGAAGCGTTCGGCGACGGCGGTTTCGACTACGTCGGCAACAGCCGGCATGACCTCAAGGTGTTCGATGCCGCCCGCACGGCCGTCGTCGTTGCCCCGGACCGGCCGGCGGCCCGGTGGCGGGCCCGGCATAAGGCCGAATTGCTGGAGACGCCTCGTCCTACCCTCAAGACGCTGCTGAAAATGCTGCGCGTGCACCAGTGGCTCAAGAACGTGCTGATCGCGGTGCCGGTGGTGCTCTCGCACGAATACGCCAATCTTCAGATGATCGGCGCGTGCATCCTCGCCTTCATCTCCTTCAGCGCCTCTGCTTCGGCCGTCTACATCGTCAACGACTTCTTCGATCTGGGTCTCGACCGCCGCCATGCGACGAAGCGCAACAGGCCATTCGCCAGCGGGCTCCTGTCCATGAAATTCGGGATGGTCTGCGTGGTGCTGCTGCTTGCCGTGAGCTTCGCCACGGCGCTGTTCCTGCCGCCGCTCTTCATGGCCGCGCTGGCGACCTATCTCGTGGCGACCACGGGCTATTCGCTGTCGATCAAGCGTATGCTGCTGCTCGACGTGCTGATGCTTGCCGGACTCTATACGATGCGAATCCTGGCCGGCACAGCCGCGACCGGAACGGACATATCGTTCTGGCTGCTGGCGTTCTCCACCTTCTTCTTCCTGTCGCTTGCGCTGGTGAAGCGCTACGTCGAACTGCGCACGACGACGCTCGATCCCAAGCAGCGCATCGCCGGGCGTGGCTATCGGCCGGAAGACGAGGATATCGTCGCGCAGGCCGGCATGGCTTCCGCCTTCTCCTCGGCGCTGGTTCTGGCGCTTTACATCGACAGCGACGCGGTGCGTGAGCAGTATGCGCATCCCTACATGATCTGGCCGCTCGCGGTGATCGTGCTCTACCTCACCATGCGGATATGGATACTGGCGCGACGCGACGAGATGCATCACGACCCCGTCGTCTTCATCACGCGCGACTGGCGCAGCCAGCTGGTGACGGTCTTCGGCGCGCTGCTGCTCGTCGCGGCGGTGGTGGCGCCATGACAGTCCGCCATGAGAGCTTTGGGCGTGTCGCCGCTCCCGTCCATCGATCGATGTCGGCGGACGCGGCGATCACGGCGCTTTCCCGGAGAACGCCGGAGCGGGATTCGCTGCTCGCCTACGGCAACGGACGGAGCTACGGCGATTCGTGCCTGAATCCGCGGGGCGCGATGATCGACATGCGCGGCCGCAGCCGCATCCTGTCTTTCGACCCGAGCGACGGTGCGATCGAGGTCGAGGCCGGCGTCCTGCTTTCGGACATTATCGCCCATGCCGCGCCGCACGGATATTTTCCCGCGGTCGTCCCCGGCACGCAATTCGTCACCGTCGGCGGCGCGATCGCCAATGACCTGCATGGCAAGAACCATCATCGCCGGGGAACCTTCGGCGGTCACGTCGACAGTTTCATCCTGATGCGATCCGATGGCGAGCAGATCGTCTGCTCGCGCACCCGGAACGCCGAACTCTTCGCGGCGACGATCGGCGGCATGGGCCTCACCGGCCTGATCCTGTCGGCGCGGCTTTACCTGATGAAGGTTCCGTCGCTCGACGTGGCCGAGCGGGTCGTGCCGTTCCCGAGCATCGAAGCCTATCTCGACCTTGCGGAAGCCGCCGACGCGGACAACGAATATGCGGTTGCGTGGATCGATCAACTGGCAACCGGAGTGCATGCGGGTCGTGGCCTGCTGCTGACAGGCAATCACGCCGAGACTGCCGCCTCACCGCAGGCCATAAGGAAAGCGCGGCTCGGCGTGCCGTTCGCGCCGCCGATGACGGTGCTGAACCAGCCGTTCCTGAAGCTTTTCAACGCAGCCTATCGTTGGGCAAAGAGCCGCAAGCAGGGCGTTCACGTCTCCGGCTATCAGTCCTTCTTCTTTCCGCTGGACGGTGTCAACGACTGGAACCTGCTATATGGGCCGCGTGGACTGCACCAGCACCAGAGCGTCATTCCGTTTGACGCGGCGCGCGAGGCCGTGCCGGCACTGCTGGCGGCGTCGCACAAGGCGGGGCAGGGGTCGTTCCTGACCGTCCTGAAGCGGTTTGGCGACATTGGATCGCCCGGCCTGCTATCGTTCCCGCGGCCGGGCTATACGCTTACGCTCGACTTCCCGCACCGTGGCGAACGCACGCTTGCGCTGCTCGCCGAGCTGGACCGCATCACGGTAGACGCCGGCGGCGCCGTCAATCCCTACAAGGACGCGCGTATGAGCGCGGAGACGTTCGCGGCCTCGTTTCCCGATTTCCGCAAGCTGGCAGCCAGACGCGATCCCGCTTTCAGCTCGGGTTTCTGGCAGCGCACGGGAGAGCGGCTGCTCAATCAGGAAATTCATCTCGCGCAGGCCGCGGAATAGGCAATCGGTACGGATGACGATCGCATGAAATACATTGTCTTCATTCTCTTCACGGTGATGACCAACGCTGCGGCGCAACTCATGCTCAAGCAGGGCATGATGGCGCTCGGGCCGATCTCCTTCGACGGCGTCAACCCGATCGTGAAGCTGCTGCAGATCGTGTTCAGCCCGTGGGTGTTCCTCGGCCTCTGCACCTTCGTGATTTCCATGGCCTCGCATCTCTATGTGCTGTCGAAGGTCGAATTGTCCTTTGCCTATCCGTTTCTCAGCCTCGCCTACGTCGCCGTGGCGATCTTCGCGTATTTCGTGTTCCGCGAGGACCTCAACGCATGGCGCATCGCCGGCATCGGCTTCATCTGCATCGGCACCATCCTGATCGCTCAGGGTGGCGCGGGCCATGCCGAGGCATCCCCTTCCCAGGAACCAGTCCAGACGAGTGAGCTAGCCCGATGAGACACATTATCTTTGGAGGCGACGGCTTCGTCGGCCGCCACCTAGCGCCGAAGCTGGTCGCCGATGGCCATGAAGTCGTGGTGGCCGATATCGCCAAATCCGACCTGCCGCACTACCGCCATGTGCGCCACATCAAGACGGACGTGACCGATCCCGATTCCGTCGCGGCCATCGGCATCAGGGCGGACGACATGGTCTACAATCTGTCGGCCAAGATGCTGTCGCCCATCCAGGTGCGAGCCAAGCGCCATGAGTTCTTTTATCCCGTGAACTACAACGGCACGGTGCACATCATCGACGCCATGGCGAAGGCCGGAGCGCCGAACCTCGTGCATTTCACGACGGATATGATCTACGGCCACACGGTGACTTATCCGATGACCGAGGATCATCCGGTGGCGCCGCTCGGCGAGTACGGCATGTCGAAGTGGGAAACCGAGCTGCTGGCCGCCGAATGGCGCAAGCGAGGCATGAACATCTCGCTCTTTCGCCCACGCCTCATCATCGGACCCGGCCGTCTCGGCATCCTCGAAAAGCTGTTCAAGCTAATCGACTGGAACCTTCCGGTGCCGATGATCGGTTCCGGCAAGAACCCCTATCAGTTCATCTCCGTGTTCGACTGCGCCGAGGCCGCCCGGCTTGCCTGGAAAGCAGGGGTGCCGAACGAGGCCTACAATCTCGGCTCTCTCAACCCGCCGCCGGTGCGCAAGCTGCTGGGCGACCTGATCCGCCATGCCGGTTCGAAGTCGATCCTGATCCCGACGCCGGGCTGGGCGGTGAAGCGCACCCTCGACCTGCTCGACTGGCTGAATATGCCGATCATGGACCCCGAACAGTATCTCATCGCCGACGAGGAATGCGTGCTCGACGTCTCGAAGGGCAAGCGCGACCTCGGCTGGGTGCCGCAATATCGCGACGAGGACATGCTGAGCGCCGCCTACACCGAATATCGCGCGAAAAAGGAAGGCCGCCCGGTCTCCGCCTCGCATGTGCCCGCCGAATAGGAGTTTTCGATGAACGTGATGACAAAGCCCGACGCTGAAACCACACGGCAGTTCGTCGACGCTCCGAGCGTCGGCCACAATTTCGTGCCGAAACCGAAGCTGATGAGCGTGGAGGAGGCCAAGGCGCTCGACGTGGCGCGGATGACCGACCTGTTCAAGGCGCATCTCAATCCCGGCCAGTTGCATTTCATGAAGCTGCTCGGCTTCCACAAGATCAAGATCGAGCGCGCCGAGGGCATGTATTACTACGATCAGGACGGCCGGAAGATCCTCGACTTCTTCGGCGGCTTCGGTTCGCTGGCGCTCGGCCACAACCATCCGCGTATCCTGAACGTCCGCAAGAAGTTCCAGGAGGAGAACCGGCACGAGATCGCCATCGCCTTCATGTCGCAATACGCCTCGGCGCTGGCCTACAATCTGGCACAGATCTCGCCCGGCGATCTCGACATGGTGTTCCTCGGCTCTTCGGGTTCCGAGGCGATGGAAGCGGCGGTCAAGCTCGCGGAACGCGCGGCCGGCCCGGCCCGGCCGAAAATCGTCTATGCGGAAAACTCGTTCCACGGGAAGACGAAGGGCGTGCTGTCCATCACCGACGGACAGCTATACCGCAGCGAGTTCAAGCTCACCGACAACACGATAAAAGTGCCGTTCGGCGATATCGACGCCATCGAGCGCGCTTTCATCGCCCATCCGGACATCGGCGCCATCGTGCTGGAGACGATTCAGGGGGGCGGCGGCATCAACCAGGCGCCGGCGCCGTTCTGGCACAGATTGCGCCGCCTGTGCGACGTGCACGGTGTGCTCTGGGTCGCCGACGAGGTGCAGTGCGGCGTCGGGCGTTCGGGACGTTTCTACGCCTTTGAACACTATGGCGTGGTGCCGGACATTACCGCAGTCGCCAAGTCGCTCGGCGGCGGCAAGTCGGCCATGGCGGCGATGATCGCCCGGCGCGATGTGTACATGAAGGCCTATGGCACGCCGAAGACGGCGATGATCCATGCCGCTGCAACCTTCGGCGGCATCGGCGAGGCGTCGATCACGGCCATCGAGACGCTCAACGTGCTCTATGACGAGGGGCTGATCGAGAACGCGGCGGTGACCGGCGATTATCTGCTGGAGAGGCTGGAAGTCCTGAAGGCCAAGTATCCGAAGATCATCAAGGAAGTTCGCGGCAAGGGCTTCATGATCGGCCTCGAACTGCACGACTTCAGCCAGACGCTGCCGATGGTGCTGCGTCCGGTCGTCGCCATGCTCGACGACAAGCTGAAGGGCTCGCTCTCGGGCTTCCTCGGTGCGCTGCTTCTGCGCGACTACGGCGTGCTCGTCGCCTTCACCGAGTACAATCGCAACGTCATCCGGCTCCTGCCGCCCCTGATCTGCCAGCGCGAGCATGTCGACCAGTTCATCGAAGCGCTCGACGACCTCATGTCGCGCGGTATCGTCGCGATCGTGAAGGATTTCGTGAAGAGCCAGGTCAAGTAAGGCCAGCCATAGCCGAAACGAAGCCGGGCCTCGCGCCCGGCTTTTTCATGTCTATTCGATCCCGGTGAATTTCGGATTCACGAAAGCATCGTAGCAGGCGTCGAGCCTTATGCGCCTGTGCTTTACGAGCGCGGGTTCATAGAGCTTGTAAAGGGCTGCGTTGGCGGTGGTCGGCGGGCACGTCGGATAGAGGACCAGATCGGTCTCCGCCACGGCCGTCTCTTCGGCCGATCCGGGCGCGGGGACGGCGCGGAACGGGTCGGCCCCGATGGCGATATGCCTGGGCGCCCGTCTGTCCATCAGCCACGGGAACGGATTGACGAAATTCAGCGACGCGATGGTTTCGAAGCGGACACCCCTTGCTGCCTCCAGCGCGTGTATGGAATCGATCGCTCGGGCGACCGCGCCCAGATAGATGATCTGGAAGTCGAAGTCCGAATAGAGGACCGGCGTCGGCAGTTCGCCGACCGCGATCATGTCATCGTAAAGCGCGCGATGCTCCGGATAGAAACCGAGCATGTGTTCGACACGGTCGGCCACTTCCTCACGCATGTTGACGTGGCCGAGTGTCTTCAGGTTGCTGGCTTCAAGATGTGTATTCTTGATGCCGCCCACATAAGCCCGCGCGGCGCGCTCGGCTATCGCGACAGCAGGGGGCAGGGAAATCGCGGCGGACAGTCCCGCGACCGCGATCATCAGGGCGGGCCGCGAGATCATTCCGCCAATACCGAGAATGACGGCGAGCACGACCGGCCAGAGGAAGATGAGAGCCTGGCTGCCGGTGTTCTGCGTCTCGAACAGGATGCCGGCGAAAAGCACGACGAGAAGCCAGAACGCCTTGCTGTCGAAGAAGGCGGCTGCCTCGACAAGACTGGCGCCGGCGAAGGCTCCTTTTGCCCTGCCGATCAGCTTCGCGCGATTGCTCCAGATGAGCAGCAGCGCGAGCATCCCGGTCGGCGCCAGCATGCCGAAATTCAGCGATGCCGACTGCAGGAAGCGCGGCGCCAGCGTACCGCTGTTCATCTCCACCAGCAGCAGGATGTCACGCACATAAGCACTGACAATGCCGGTCGCGATTTCGAGGATGCCAAGGATGGCGAAGAACGCGACCGCTGATGCCACTGCGTGGCGCAACGGGACGCGGCCAGCCATGAAGGCGTATGCCGCAATGATGCCGCCTGCCACGAAACCTGTGATCTTGAGGAAGAACATCGCCATGATGGCGAGCGTGATGACGACTGCGAGCAACCGGCGTTCCTGCATGAACAGGATCGCGGCCACCAGCACGTAGAGCATCTGGCAGACCTGCCGGTTGTAGATGCCGAAGGCGTCCGAGCCCGGAAATGGATAAAACTCGCGCGTGTTGAAAGGCAGCAGCGCGAAGATCAGGAAAGGAACGAGCAGCGCGAGCGCAACGATGCGCGAGCGGCGCTGCACGTCCCAGACCACAAGCGCCATAAGCGGTGCGGTGACGGCGAGCAGCGACCAATGGGCCATCAGGGCCGGCTGGCCGTTGGGGAACACGGCGAGCCATCCCGCGAAGAGATAATAGCCGAGCGGCCCGACAGGCGTGAAGAAGTCTAGGATCGGCGCCTGCCCGCTGAATATGCGGTTGGCGGCGTCGTAATAAATATAAACGTCCCAATACATCGGGCCGATCGGCACGGAGACCGGCAGAGAAAGCAGCAGGCAGACGGCGATGACGGCGATCGCCAGAATGGCCAGCGGAGACGCGAGATAAGGGCCTGCCGCCGAAACGGTCTCCCGACGCTTGCGATTTTCGTTCAGCGCGACGCTCATCGCGGGCCTTTCCGGATGCAACATGACGGCTCACAGTCCTACCAGCGGTCCTGTGCGAAAGCGTTAACGCTCGTCACGAACCTTCGGTTAAGGTTTATGGTGGCGGGCGTTGGCGCCCGAGGTCGCGGGCCGTTTTTGCCATGTCGCAAACAAGCTGCACTCGCGCCGCATCGCCTTATAGTGTGCGCGCAAAGGCATCGCGGAGTGACGGGCAATGGCAGGGTTTCCGGAAAAGGCGAAGGTCGTCATTATCGGCCTCGGCGGCATCGTCGGCGCGGCGGTCGCGCATCACCTGATCGAGCGCGGCTGGGACGACATTGTCGGCATCGACAAGTCCGGCATTCCGACCGATATCGGCTCGACGGCGCACGCCTCCGATTTCTGCTACATGACCAGCCACGACTTCCTGTCGTGCTGGACCTCGCTCTACTCCATCGATTTCTACGGCAAGCTCGGTCACTACGAGCGCATCGGCGGCCTCGAAGTGGCGCGGGTCGGCGACGATGCCCGCATGGACGAGATCAGGCGCAAGGTGTCCTCGGCCAAGGCCTTCGGCAC encodes:
- a CDS encoding mechanosensitive ion channel encodes the protein MLVLLASALPVTAQDETPLTQQGAGIVATQQAVLSEIARRADAIAARIDASGDSDEKLVELRLGLEEMATELLQSGVAFRPRLAEINSRLEQLGAPPADGQPPESEIVSNERKALQAEKADINVLLGKAEDLSIRVSNLLDRVATLRSDLFRRQLTARYDLVDAFGTETAADAQRELSQLYRSVSSWLRFVFQFKFQAVLAATFLALLAAAILMVGGRRLVGRLIEPDRMVEDPSYLSRLSVVFWSTLLPTLALAVFFTSTAFFFHYFNVLRGDIGVFLKSLSDVLLVIFCVNRLTRAALSPSLPNWRLIEVEPTPGRWLIGMATAMAVVLGVSMFLGEVNEQMGSPLSITIVRSFIATIIIGLLMILIGLIRPFRDSEGRWRPWPGWLRGFLFAIGGFTVLTSLLGYIGLALFVSIQIVVTGTMVLLAYIGFLSAREISEEGAFAHTVFGRRLAARGHMNEATLDQLGLALSMAINLLIVAIFVPLALLIWGFQPGDLRAWIYKLATGIQIGSISISITGILTGLLVFVVGYFLTRWFQGWLDGSVMARGRVDAGVRNSIRTVVGYAGFALAAVVGISAAGLDLSNLALIAGGLSLGIGFGLQNVVSNFVSGLILLAERPFKVGDWVVAGDVSGTVKKISVRATEIETFQRQTMIMPNSLLINAAVGNWTHRNRLGRVDIKVNVAYGCDAKKAHEVMLAIARSHPMVLKNPEPFVLFANFGPAALEFEIRVFLADITNGGTVQNDIRFQVLTAFDRAGLIIPSTPRAEVDHMDPAAEERDTAPAGQAKGAASSNAGPA
- a CDS encoding UbiA family prenyltransferase, whose translation is MDARSDNTTIPFAVDLDGTLIATDLLWEGLFLLLRKHPLCLFMLPFWVLYGPARLKQEIAARVSIDPTLLPYRAEVVERIRAERAAGRQTILATGTPRKFAEAIAAHLGIFDRVMATDGLHNLTSERKRAALCEAFGDGGFDYVGNSRHDLKVFDAARTAVVVAPDRPAARWRARHKAELLETPRPTLKTLLKMLRVHQWLKNVLIAVPVVLSHEYANLQMIGACILAFISFSASASAVYIVNDFFDLGLDRRHATKRNRPFASGLLSMKFGMVCVVLLLAVSFATALFLPPLFMAALATYLVATTGYSLSIKRMLLLDVLMLAGLYTMRILAGTAATGTDISFWLLAFSTFFFLSLALVKRYVELRTTTLDPKQRIAGRGYRPEDEDIVAQAGMASAFSSALVLALYIDSDAVREQYAHPYMIWPLAVIVLYLTMRIWILARRDEMHHDPVVFITRDWRSQLVTVFGALLLVAAVVAP
- a CDS encoding FAD-binding oxidoreductase, whose translation is MSADAAITALSRRTPERDSLLAYGNGRSYGDSCLNPRGAMIDMRGRSRILSFDPSDGAIEVEAGVLLSDIIAHAAPHGYFPAVVPGTQFVTVGGAIANDLHGKNHHRRGTFGGHVDSFILMRSDGEQIVCSRTRNAELFAATIGGMGLTGLILSARLYLMKVPSLDVAERVVPFPSIEAYLDLAEAADADNEYAVAWIDQLATGVHAGRGLLLTGNHAETAASPQAIRKARLGVPFAPPMTVLNQPFLKLFNAAYRWAKSRKQGVHVSGYQSFFFPLDGVNDWNLLYGPRGLHQHQSVIPFDAAREAVPALLAASHKAGQGSFLTVLKRFGDIGSPGLLSFPRPGYTLTLDFPHRGERTLALLAELDRITVDAGGAVNPYKDARMSAETFAASFPDFRKLAARRDPAFSSGFWQRTGERLLNQEIHLAQAAE
- a CDS encoding EamA family transporter, yielding MKYIVFILFTVMTNAAAQLMLKQGMMALGPISFDGVNPIVKLLQIVFSPWVFLGLCTFVISMASHLYVLSKVELSFAYPFLSLAYVAVAIFAYFVFREDLNAWRIAGIGFICIGTILIAQGGAGHAEASPSQEPVQTSELAR
- a CDS encoding NAD(P)-dependent oxidoreductase, with product MRHIIFGGDGFVGRHLAPKLVADGHEVVVADIAKSDLPHYRHVRHIKTDVTDPDSVAAIGIRADDMVYNLSAKMLSPIQVRAKRHEFFYPVNYNGTVHIIDAMAKAGAPNLVHFTTDMIYGHTVTYPMTEDHPVAPLGEYGMSKWETELLAAEWRKRGMNISLFRPRLIIGPGRLGILEKLFKLIDWNLPVPMIGSGKNPYQFISVFDCAEAARLAWKAGVPNEAYNLGSLNPPPVRKLLGDLIRHAGSKSILIPTPGWAVKRTLDLLDWLNMPIMDPEQYLIADEECVLDVSKGKRDLGWVPQYRDEDMLSAAYTEYRAKKEGRPVSASHVPAE
- a CDS encoding aspartate aminotransferase family protein, which encodes MSVEEAKALDVARMTDLFKAHLNPGQLHFMKLLGFHKIKIERAEGMYYYDQDGRKILDFFGGFGSLALGHNHPRILNVRKKFQEENRHEIAIAFMSQYASALAYNLAQISPGDLDMVFLGSSGSEAMEAAVKLAERAAGPARPKIVYAENSFHGKTKGVLSITDGQLYRSEFKLTDNTIKVPFGDIDAIERAFIAHPDIGAIVLETIQGGGGINQAPAPFWHRLRRLCDVHGVLWVADEVQCGVGRSGRFYAFEHYGVVPDITAVAKSLGGGKSAMAAMIARRDVYMKAYGTPKTAMIHAAATFGGIGEASITAIETLNVLYDEGLIENAAVTGDYLLERLEVLKAKYPKIIKEVRGKGFMIGLELHDFSQTLPMVLRPVVAMLDDKLKGSLSGFLGALLLRDYGVLVAFTEYNRNVIRLLPPLICQREHVDQFIEALDDLMSRGIVAIVKDFVKSQVK